The DNA window TCGCCCCGACGATCGACAAACTGGCAACCGACTACGCCGGTAAGGTGAAGGTCGGCAAGGTTGATACCGACGCGGCCCGTGAGATCGCGATCAAGTACCGCATTGAGTCGATCCCGACCGTGATTCTGTTCAAGGCCGGTCAGCCGGCGCAGAAGTTCGTTGGTCTTCGCCACGAACGCGACTTCCGTGCAGCGCTCGACACGGCTGCCGTCTGATCAAAGTCGAAAGTCAAAATGACAAGGACCGCCGACGCGTCGCGTCGGCGGTCCTTCTTGATTTGAACTTCTTTCGCGGCCGTACGACCGCGCTTCCTTGCAGCGAAAAAACTACTTCGCGTCGGGCTTGGCCTCGGGCTTCTTGTCTGCGGCCGGCTTTTTGCCGGCGGCTTCCTTCTTCTTGGCCTCGGCCAGGTCCTTCATCTCGGCCTTGTTGGCGTCGGTGAGCAGGGCGGTGATATCTTCCTTCTCCTTCTTCTCGATCGCGTTGATCTCGGCGAGCGCCTTCTTGTGAATGGCGTCGATCTTGGACTTTTGATCGTCGGAGAGGGTTTTAAGGTCAGCCCAGGGCTTTACGAGCTTGACCGACTTGGCTTCGGCGGGTTTGGCGTCCTTATCAGCCGCAAACGAAACGCCGGAAAACGCAAAGGCAGAGCCCAAAGCCAAAGCCGCGAGAATGTTGCGCGTCATCATTTCAAGTACCCCGAGAGGATTGAAGGATTTGACCCCTTCCCAGGTCAACGGCATCGGAGAAGCAACGTGCTACGCCCGTGTGCCTTGTGTACACGATATCCTGCGAACCGAGCACGACCGTGTCAACGGAATTTTTCCCGCCGTTTGATGCAACAG is part of the Humisphaera borealis genome and encodes:
- the trxA gene encoding thioredoxin, whose protein sequence is MANENVHEFTESNFEQEVLQSEVPVLVDFWAEWCMPCRMLAPTIDKLATDYAGKVKVGKVDTDAAREIAIKYRIESIPTVILFKAGQPAQKFVGLRHERDFRAALDTAAV